From one Montipora capricornis isolate CH-2021 chromosome 10, ASM3666992v2, whole genome shotgun sequence genomic stretch:
- the LOC138020214 gene encoding uncharacterized protein, which yields MSSSSPESCSASNDFEENSVGRYGIQPYQFEPRVETVPSVEEARSARNSSGEDEDMEGRAKPTLAKFRLVLGRVEACICCQEIEAVQNKLIEAVTSGEREEQPQCITQHPGFHAVCINKWVLQVAWYQYKQQYKAAYDGQEDKLFRHIAYRQLTRWCWGILGKEVRVVLPACAVMCIRNFYPPPGLEEDFVFEGFHYADE from the exons ATGTCCTCTTCATCTCCCGAATCTTGCTCGGCTTCCaatgattttgaagaaaattcagTGGGAAGGTATGGGATACAGCCGTATCAATTCGAACCACGTGTTGAAACTGTTCCATCTGTCGAAGAAGCTCGAAGCGCTCGAAACTCTTCGGGAGAAGACGAGGATATGGAAGGAAGAGCGAAACCCACGCTTGCAAAATTCAGACTG GTCTTGGGGAGAGTGGAAGCTTGCATATGCTGCCAAGAAATTGAGGCAGTACAAAATAAACTCATTGAAGCTGTCACCAGTGGTGAACGCGAAGAGCAGCCACAATGCATCACACAGCATCCTGGGTTTCATGCAGTTTGCATTAATAAATGGGTGTTGCAGGTAGCCTGGTACCAGTACAAGCAGCAGTATAAGGCTGCCTACGACGGACAGGAAGACAAACTTTTCCGGCACATAGCATATAGGCAGCTTACCCGGTGGTGTTGGGGTATTTTGGGGAAAGAAGTTCGAGTTGTGCTTCCCGCGTGTGCAGTTATGTGTATACGGAATTTTTATCCCCCACCAGGACTGGAGGAAGACTTTGTATTTGAGGGGTTTCATTATGCAGATGAGTGa